AATAATTTAATACTCTTATCAACGATTTTATAATTCTGATTCAACCTAAAACCAGATGCAACGATGAAATATGATTCAATAGAAAAATTAGAAAGTAAATATGGCAATAGTTTTTATGTATTGAATATTTCAAGTTTCGAAAACAATGTCAAAGATTTATTACAGGCTTTCAGGAAATATTATTCTTTTACAAATATTGGTTATTCATATAAAACAAACTATATACCCTATTTGTGTAAAAAAGCTGACGGACTTAATGCATACGCTGAAATTGTATCGGAACTTGAACTACGTATTGCACAATCAATAAATGTAAATCCGCAAAAAATAATTTATAATGGGCCGGAAAAATCAGTTGAAAGTCTGGAATTCTGTTTGATTAATGGGAGTAAAGTAAATGTTGATAATAATTACGAACTTGGCAATATTGTTAAGATTGCCAATAAACATGCCAATCGAAATTTTGAGATCGGTATAAGGTTTAATATTGATCTGAAGGATAACTTTTTCTCACGATTTGGATATGATGTTAATTCAGAAAATTTTCGAAATGCATTAAATATAATTAACAGCACAAAAAACTTAAATATTAGCGGAGTTCATTTTCACTCCGGCCGACCAGATAGAAGTATAGCATCATACTTGAATAGATTAAATAATCTTATCGCGATTGCTAAAAATGAGCTGGGTTCATATGATATTAAATATATCAATATCGGTGGTGGTTTTTATGGCCGTATGGATGAAAATATGAAAAGCCAATTTGATGGTATTATTACCTCTTTTGAAGAATATGGCCAGGCAATAGCAACAAGGATGCGCGAAGAATTTCCAAAGGGTGATATTGAATTGATACTGGAACCGGGTGTTGCTTTAACGGTAGATGTGCTTCATTATATAGCTAAAATATATGATGTAAGGAATATTCAAGCAAAGAATATAGCTATTTGTTCGGGAAGTTTTTTCAATGTGAAACCGTCTGGGCATTCAAAAAACCTTACAGTACGTGTTATTAAAAAGAATAATAATAATCCAGTTGATAATATTTATCAGGTCGTTGGATATACTTGTTTGGAGAACGATATATTATGCGAGAATTTTACAGGTACATTAGAAGCCGGAGATTATCTGAAGTTTAAAAACGTTGGAGCATATACAATTGTTTTTACCCCGCCCTTTATTAAATTGGCACCACCGATCATCGCTTTTGATAATGGCGAAGAAATTGTAGTTCGACAAAAAGAGACATTTGAGGATATTTTCAGATCATATTTTACAAATCATTAGCCATTCATTTTATAATTGCAAACATCAAGATACTAAATAAAATAAAGTATAAGAAATAGAACATGAATATACTATTAACTTCAGTAGGCCGTCGCTCTTACATAATATCTTATTTTAAAGATTCAATGAAAGGAATAGGTCAAGTTCATGCTGCCAATAGTTTTGAAACATACGCAATGAAGCTGGCTGATAAATCAGTGATAACACCTTTAATTTACAATGAAGAATATATAGATTTTTTGATTAATTATTCCAAACAAAATAGTATCACCGCAATTATTTCATTATTCGATATAGATTTGCCGGTATTAGCATTAAACAAGCATATTTTCGATGAACACGGAATTACTATTGTAGTCTCTGACTATGAAACTACCCAGATATGCAACGACAAGTGGAAAACTTATAACTATTTAGACTCAAATGGGTTTTATACCCCAAAAAGTTTTATAAATATTAATGATTGTTTAATATCATTAAAGAATAAAGATATTTCATTTCCGCTTATGGTAAAGCCGAGATGGGGGATGGGATCAATCGGTCTTTACTCTGCTGATAACATCAATGAACTCGAGGTTTTCTACAAAAAAGCAAAGGTTGATATTAATAACAGCTATTTAAAATATGAGTCGGTATTTGATAATAATGCAAATGTTATTATTCAGGAAAAATTTGAGACCGATGAGTATGGTCTGGATATATTAAACGATTTAGATGGGAACTTTTTAACATGTGCATGTAAGAAGAAATTAGGGATGAGAGCTGGTGAGACCGATTCAGCCGAGATAATCCATAATGAGAAATTGCTTGATATTGGGAAATCTATTGCCACTAAAATAAGGCATATCGGTAATATGGATGTAGATTGTTTGAGAGTTGATGATGAATATTGTATTATTGAGATGAATAATCGGTTAGGCGGGCAATATCCATTTGTTCATCTTGCCGGAGCAAATTTCCCGAAAGCAATGATTAAAATGCTACAAGGTAAGCCTATTGATAAAGATCTTTTAACTGCAGCGATAGGCACAATTGGCATTAAAAATTTAGATCCTGTTGTATTTAAAATTCTGAATAAGAATCTATAAAAGAATTTACTAGTTATTATAAATTAAAATAATTGACATATAAAAAAACAACGACGACACAAAAAGAAAGAGTAAACTGCAAGAAATGTTTGAGGCCTTCCTACAAAAGGTTCATCCTGTCGGGTTACTTCCCTAAATATCATGCAATAACGATTTGTGGATAGCGAAATATTACTTATAAAAAGAAAAAATGACCATGAAAGAAAAATGCGAAATTTGTAACAACAACAACTGGCTCGAATTACCGGATCCGAACAACTCCCTTTCCGTGACAACGACAGGGAAAATTATTAAGCAGCCGCTTG
The sequence above is drawn from the Chitinophagaceae bacterium genome and encodes:
- a CDS encoding decarboxylase, which codes for MKYDSIEKLESKYGNSFYVLNISSFENNVKDLLQAFRKYYSFTNIGYSYKTNYIPYLCKKADGLNAYAEIVSELELRIAQSINVNPQKIIYNGPEKSVESLEFCLINGSKVNVDNNYELGNIVKIANKHANRNFEIGIRFNIDLKDNFFSRFGYDVNSENFRNALNIINSTKNLNISGVHFHSGRPDRSIASYLNRLNNLIAIAKNELGSYDIKYINIGGGFYGRMDENMKSQFDGIITSFEEYGQAIATRMREEFPKGDIELILEPGVALTVDVLHYIAKIYDVRNIQAKNIAICSGSFFNVKPSGHSKNLTVRVIKKNNNNPVDNIYQVVGYTCLENDILCENFTGTLEAGDYLKFKNVGAYTIVFTPPFIKLAPPIIAFDNGEEIVVRQKETFEDIFRSYFTNH
- a CDS encoding ATP-grasp domain-containing protein, whose translation is MNILLTSVGRRSYIISYFKDSMKGIGQVHAANSFETYAMKLADKSVITPLIYNEEYIDFLINYSKQNSITAIISLFDIDLPVLALNKHIFDEHGITIVVSDYETTQICNDKWKTYNYLDSNGFYTPKSFININDCLISLKNKDISFPLMVKPRWGMGSIGLYSADNINELEVFYKKAKVDINNSYLKYESVFDNNANVIIQEKFETDEYGLDILNDLDGNFLTCACKKKLGMRAGETDSAEIIHNEKLLDIGKSIATKIRHIGNMDVDCLRVDDEYCIIEMNNRLGGQYPFVHLAGANFPKAMIKMLQGKPIDKDLLTAAIGTIGIKNLDPVVFKILNKNL